The following proteins are encoded in a genomic region of Hymenobacter siberiensis:
- a CDS encoding alpha/beta hydrolase-fold protein produces the protein MSQRFLLKRPALLASVLALAWGTANAQVILKITQVPAAWPPRDSLFVAGSFNDWNPRSPRYVLQKQADGTYQISLPPSLGSIEYKFTRGSWPTVEVDGKNQQIANRKADLTMAREIASQVLAWDDQSGAVAAPKKHTATPQVRLLSAAFTMPQLGRQRRIWLYLPADYVANPARRYPVLYLHDGQNVFDDATSFGGEWGVDETLDRLRQAGQDAIGSIVVAVDNGDQFRSDEYIPWPSAALKDQPHPGGQGGAYVDFLALTLKPYIDAHYRTRPEAAHTGIAGSSLGGLISVYAALKYPKVFGEVGAFSPAFWVCNDSLRAYAKTHPAARTARFYFVCGPKESETMLPLMAQWRDELRAEGVPAANLAFSAPADGQHREWFWRREFPAAYRFLFSSAVKTRDFAPHK, from the coding sequence ATGAGCCAACGATTCTTGCTGAAACGCCCGGCGCTGCTGGCCAGTGTCCTGGCCTTGGCGTGGGGAACTGCCAACGCCCAGGTTATCCTGAAAATAACCCAGGTGCCGGCTGCCTGGCCGCCCCGGGATTCCCTCTTCGTGGCTGGCTCTTTCAATGACTGGAACCCCCGCAGCCCCCGCTATGTCCTGCAGAAGCAAGCCGACGGCACGTACCAAATCAGCCTGCCGCCCAGCCTGGGCAGCATCGAATACAAGTTTACCCGCGGCAGCTGGCCAACGGTGGAGGTAGACGGCAAAAACCAGCAGATTGCCAACCGCAAAGCTGACCTGACCATGGCCCGCGAAATCGCCAGTCAGGTGCTGGCCTGGGACGACCAGAGCGGCGCAGTAGCGGCTCCCAAAAAGCATACTGCTACGCCGCAGGTACGCCTGCTGTCTGCCGCGTTTACCATGCCGCAGCTGGGGCGGCAGCGGCGCATCTGGCTGTACCTGCCCGCCGACTACGTGGCCAACCCCGCCCGGCGCTACCCCGTGCTATACCTGCACGATGGCCAGAACGTATTCGACGACGCCACCAGCTTCGGCGGCGAGTGGGGCGTAGACGAAACCCTCGACCGTCTGCGCCAGGCCGGCCAGGATGCCATCGGCAGCATTGTGGTGGCCGTGGACAACGGCGACCAGTTCCGGTCCGACGAGTACATTCCCTGGCCCAGCGCCGCGCTCAAAGACCAGCCCCACCCGGGTGGCCAGGGCGGAGCCTACGTCGACTTTCTGGCCCTCACGCTCAAGCCTTATATCGACGCGCACTACCGCACCCGGCCCGAGGCGGCGCACACCGGCATCGCCGGCTCCAGCCTGGGCGGGCTGATATCGGTGTACGCAGCCCTGAAATACCCGAAGGTTTTCGGGGAAGTAGGGGCGTTTTCGCCGGCCTTCTGGGTCTGCAACGACTCGTTGCGAGCCTATGCCAAAACCCACCCGGCGGCGCGCACGGCGCGCTTCTATTTCGTGTGCGGCCCGAAGGAATCAGAAACCATGCTGCCCCTGATGGCGCAGTGGCGCGACGAGCTGCGGGCCGAGGGTGTGCCGGCGGCCAACCTGGCTTTTTCGGCTCCGGCCGATGGCCAGCACCGGGAATGGTTCTGGCGGCGGGAGTTTCCAGCGGCTTATCGGTTTCTGTTTAGTTCGGCGGTGAAAACCAGAGACTTTGCGCCGCATAAATAG
- a CDS encoding anthranilate synthase component I family protein has product MPYQLITRSRRLLADTVTPVGLFLRLRDQYANCLLLESADYHGQQNAFSYLVCEPLATFELRRGGVLRQLLPGAPETIETLAHPREALGRLRDFAAAGTPDAASAKLPFINTGLFGYMGYEAVQSFEDVQLDPAKVPAGDIPLIRYGVYRYVIAFNHFRQELHLFEHSVAGEAPVENDGLDRLENLVRHPSVPAFDFATVGEEQTNQTDEEFLARLTQGQAHCLRGDVFQIVLSRRFQQGFSGDEFNVYRALRSINPSPYLFYFDYGDYKIFGSSPEAQVLVQGREATLFPIAGTYRRTGDDAADAAAAQRLAADPKENAEHVMLVDLARNDLARHGTKVEVRTLREIQFYSHVIHLVSKVTAELAEGTDTLQVVADTFPAGTLSGAPKFRALQLIDGLETTARGYYGGCLGHLGFDGSFNHAIMIRSFLSTGNQLYFQAGAGVVAASKVQSELEEVHHKLGALRAALKAAAEVR; this is encoded by the coding sequence GTGCCTTACCAACTCATCACCCGCTCCCGCCGCCTGCTCGCCGATACTGTGACGCCCGTGGGCCTGTTTCTGCGGTTGCGCGACCAGTACGCCAACTGCCTGCTGCTGGAAAGCGCCGACTACCACGGCCAGCAAAACGCCTTCAGCTACCTGGTGTGCGAGCCGCTGGCCACGTTTGAGCTGCGGCGCGGCGGGGTGCTGCGCCAGCTGCTACCCGGCGCGCCCGAAACCATCGAAACCCTGGCCCACCCGCGTGAGGCGCTGGGCCGGCTGCGTGACTTTGCCGCCGCCGGCACGCCCGATGCGGCATCGGCCAAGCTGCCCTTCATCAATACCGGCCTGTTTGGCTACATGGGCTACGAGGCCGTGCAAAGCTTCGAAGACGTGCAGCTGGACCCGGCGAAAGTGCCGGCCGGCGATATTCCGCTGATTCGCTACGGCGTGTACCGTTATGTTATTGCCTTCAACCACTTCCGGCAGGAGCTGCATTTGTTTGAGCACAGCGTGGCCGGTGAAGCCCCGGTAGAGAATGACGGCCTCGACCGCCTCGAAAACCTGGTGCGCCACCCGAGCGTGCCCGCGTTCGATTTTGCCACGGTAGGCGAGGAGCAGACCAACCAGACCGACGAGGAATTTCTGGCCCGCCTCACCCAGGGCCAGGCCCACTGCCTGCGCGGCGACGTGTTTCAGATTGTGCTGTCGCGCCGGTTTCAGCAGGGCTTTTCGGGCGATGAGTTCAATGTGTACCGCGCCTTGCGGTCCATCAACCCCTCGCCCTACCTGTTTTATTTCGACTACGGCGACTATAAAATCTTCGGCTCCTCGCCCGAAGCGCAGGTACTGGTGCAGGGCCGCGAGGCCACGCTGTTCCCCATCGCGGGCACCTACCGCCGCACCGGCGACGACGCCGCCGATGCCGCCGCTGCCCAGCGCCTGGCCGCCGACCCCAAAGAAAACGCCGAGCACGTAATGCTGGTGGACCTGGCCCGCAATGACCTTGCCCGCCACGGCACCAAAGTAGAAGTGCGCACGCTGCGCGAAATCCAGTTCTACTCGCACGTCATTCACCTTGTGAGCAAAGTCACGGCCGAACTGGCCGAGGGCACCGATACCCTGCAAGTGGTGGCCGATACCTTCCCAGCCGGCACGCTCTCCGGCGCCCCCAAGTTCCGCGCCCTCCAACTCATTGATGGACTGGAGACTACCGCGCGCGGCTACTATGGCGGCTGCCTGGGCCACTTGGGTTTCGATGGCAGCTTCAACCATGCCATCATGATTCGCTCGTTTCTGAGCACCGGCAATCAGCTTTATTTCCAGGCCGGCGCGGGCGTGGTGGCGGCATCAAAAGTGCAGTCGGAGCTGGAGGAGGTGCACCACAAGCTGGGCGCGCTGCGGGCCGCCCTGAAAGCGGCAGCGGAGGTGCGGTAG
- a CDS encoding anthranilate synthase component II yields the protein MKILVLDNYDSFTYNLVHLLRDLGHGPNLTVTRNDQLTLEAVDAYDAILLSPGPGIPLEAGLMPAIIQKYAPTKRILGVCLGHQGLAESFGAELYNIPAVLHGVANEAEVTVPGERLFAGLPTRFQVGRYHSWAVRPESMPATLEVTARDANGEVLAFRHREYDVRGVQFHPESILTEHGAQMLENWLK from the coding sequence ATGAAAATCCTCGTTCTCGATAACTACGACTCCTTCACCTACAACCTGGTGCACCTGCTGCGCGACCTCGGCCACGGCCCCAACCTGACGGTGACGCGCAACGACCAGCTCACCCTCGAAGCCGTAGACGCTTACGATGCCATTCTGCTTTCGCCCGGCCCCGGCATTCCGCTGGAGGCGGGCCTGATGCCGGCCATCATTCAGAAATACGCGCCCACCAAGCGCATTCTGGGCGTGTGCCTGGGCCATCAGGGCCTGGCCGAAAGCTTTGGCGCGGAGCTATACAACATCCCCGCCGTGCTGCACGGCGTAGCCAACGAAGCCGAAGTGACGGTGCCCGGTGAACGCCTGTTCGCGGGCCTGCCGACGCGGTTTCAGGTGGGGCGCTACCATTCGTGGGCGGTGCGGCCCGAGTCGATGCCCGCGACGCTGGAAGTAACGGCCCGCGACGCCAACGGCGAAGTGCTGGCCTTCCGCCACCGCGAGTACGACGTGCGCGGCGTGCAGTTCCATCCCGAAAGCATCCTCACCGAGCACGGCGCGCAAATGCTGGAAAACTGGCTGAAGTAG
- the trpD gene encoding anthranilate phosphoribosyltransferase, with protein MKQILTKLFDHQPLTHAEAHAAMRQLGEGGANPAETAAFLAVYRMRPITVVELAGFRQALLDLSRDPELGTHELVDIVGTGGDGKNTLNISTLACFIVAGAGTLVAKHGNFGVSSVSGASNVLAHFGYNFEASSDQLRRQLDRAGICFLHAPAFHPAMRHAGPIRRELGLRTFFNILGPLVNPARPAAQLLGVFSLELQRIYHYLMQPTGARYAVVHALDGYDELALTGLAKVVSSFEGERLFTADTLGLPACTAGDLAGGSTVAASAELFKHVLDGYGTAAQRNVTTANAALALQCARPGLGWEEALGLSRESLDSGAARRAFETMLNTQ; from the coding sequence TTGAAACAGATTCTCACTAAGCTTTTCGACCACCAGCCCCTGACGCATGCCGAGGCCCACGCCGCTATGCGCCAGCTGGGCGAGGGCGGGGCCAACCCGGCCGAAACGGCGGCGTTCCTGGCCGTGTACCGCATGCGGCCCATCACGGTGGTCGAGCTGGCCGGCTTCCGCCAAGCCTTGCTCGACCTCAGCCGCGACCCCGAGTTGGGCACGCACGAATTGGTGGACATTGTGGGCACGGGTGGCGATGGTAAGAACACGCTCAACATCTCCACGCTGGCCTGTTTCATTGTGGCCGGGGCGGGCACGCTGGTGGCCAAGCACGGCAATTTCGGCGTGTCGTCGGTGTCGGGCGCTTCGAATGTGCTGGCACATTTTGGCTACAATTTCGAAGCCAGCTCCGACCAGCTGCGGCGGCAGCTCGACCGCGCAGGCATCTGCTTTCTGCACGCGCCGGCTTTTCATCCGGCCATGCGGCACGCGGGGCCAATCCGGCGCGAGTTGGGCCTGCGCACCTTCTTCAACATCCTCGGCCCGCTGGTGAACCCGGCCCGGCCGGCGGCTCAGCTGCTGGGTGTGTTCAGCCTGGAGCTGCAACGCATCTATCACTACCTCATGCAGCCCACCGGCGCACGTTACGCCGTGGTGCACGCCCTTGATGGCTACGACGAGCTGGCCCTCACCGGCCTGGCCAAAGTGGTGTCGTCGTTCGAAGGCGAGCGCCTCTTTACCGCCGACACGCTGGGCTTGCCCGCTTGCACCGCCGGCGACCTGGCCGGTGGTAGCACCGTAGCCGCTTCGGCCGAGCTGTTCAAGCACGTCCTCGACGGGTACGGCACAGCCGCCCAACGCAACGTAACCACCGCAAACGCCGCCCTGGCCCTGCAGTGCGCTCGCCCCGGCCTGGGCTGGGAAGAGGCCCTGGGCCTCAGCCGCGAGTCACTGGACTCGGGCGCGGCCCGGCGGGCGTTTGAAACCATGTTAAATACTCAATAA
- the trpC gene encoding indole-3-glycerol phosphate synthase TrpC, protein MSQSTILDTIVAYKRKEVASRRELVPTKLLETSLYFNSQPLSLRKYLLREGGSGLIAEFKRKSPSKGWINQYAPVERTTLGYMQAGAAALSILTDTEFFGGKNEDLTTARKFNFCPILRKDFVVDEYQILEAKGMGADAVLLIAAVLTPQEIDSLGRLARSLGLEVLLEVHDGEELARSANTEAVNLIGVNNRNLHDFSLSLDTSMTLAEAIPNEFVKVSESGISTATAIGQLREVGYRGFLLGEAFMRHARPERACAALVQEIAALSKIESVVA, encoded by the coding sequence ATGTCTCAATCAACGATTCTCGATACCATCGTCGCCTACAAGCGCAAGGAAGTAGCCAGCCGCCGTGAGCTGGTACCCACCAAGCTGCTCGAAACCAGCTTGTATTTCAACTCGCAGCCGCTGTCGCTGCGGAAGTACCTGCTGCGCGAAGGCGGCAGCGGGCTCATTGCAGAGTTTAAGCGCAAGTCGCCCTCCAAGGGCTGGATAAACCAGTATGCGCCGGTAGAGCGCACCACGCTGGGCTACATGCAGGCTGGGGCGGCGGCCCTGTCCATTCTCACCGATACCGAATTCTTTGGTGGCAAAAATGAGGATTTGACCACGGCGCGCAAATTCAATTTCTGCCCCATTCTGCGCAAGGACTTTGTGGTGGATGAGTACCAGATTCTCGAAGCCAAGGGCATGGGGGCCGATGCCGTGCTGCTGATTGCGGCCGTGCTCACGCCCCAGGAAATCGATTCGCTGGGCCGTCTGGCCCGTTCGCTGGGCCTCGAAGTGCTGCTCGAAGTGCACGATGGCGAAGAGCTGGCCCGCTCGGCTAATACCGAAGCCGTGAACCTTATCGGCGTGAACAACCGCAACCTGCACGACTTCAGCCTGAGCCTCGATACGTCGATGACCTTGGCCGAAGCCATTCCGAATGAGTTCGTGAAGGTGTCGGAGAGCGGTATTTCGACTGCCACGGCCATTGGCCAGCTGCGCGAGGTGGGCTACCGGGGCTTCCTGTTGGGCGAGGCTTTTATGCGCCACGCCCGGCCCGAGCGGGCCTGCGCCGCATTGGTGCAGGAAATCGCCGCGCTGTCGAAAATCGAATCGGTTGTTGCCTAG